AAGTGATGTGTACACTTGAATGTTTACATGGATGAAAACAACAGGAGCTTAAAGTGCGAAatgcacaaaagaagaagaatgaaaaaagaaaaccttttattatttttaatctagATTTTGAACCAAAGAGCAATCTTCCCTGCACAGAATTGGCAATCTGAGATGACCTCTGTTAGCTCAAACAGATGTTTCTTGTCATAGAAACATGATCATGGCATGATAATGGCAAtcatttaccataactgcacctgCTATGGAATACAAAATTGTCAAGTTTCAACTCCAGCATTCCACATTGGAGCACATATTTACACCATATTTCGAATCTTTGATATCATTGTTGAGGTACTTGAACAAGGTATTTGAAATTCTATGACACAAAACATTCTGGAAACCAACATTTTTGTCATACTATTTTCTTGTTAAATGGTAAGACTAAGAACTGATCAGCCGACAACAGATTAACAGCGGAGAATTtttctctcttattttttttttatcaaacacaACTAACAATGAAAACGGCTGCTTACAGAGGGCAGACATGAAATCTCCGCCAGAATCCACTAAATTGATAGCTTTTCTATGATTAATCTGTACATATAAAGGTATATATACCTTCCACAAGAAGCAGTGTAAACGGTTTTCTACTTTTGAATGAATTTTAGGTGGAAGTAGTTACCAATCACAGAACTGCCAATCCATCCTTGAGTGGCTGCCATGAATGAAAGTTTATTTGTGTTATAGCCCGCACCCACCACTGTCCTTTTTGAAGTGGTTTCCGAAACATTTTGGAAGAAGCAGAACACAAAAATAAATTGAGGTGCCTGCCATAAACAAAGAGTATGATATAATTAACTGACAAAGCTAAGCCATTTTGTTCAAACATCAAGAAATAGTACTGTGCTTATAATTTTGGTGGTCACGTCTGATCCGTCAAAGTAATTTCAAGCAAAATGTTGTGCAAAGGTCAACTAGCATAACAATAAAGTGTGTGTCAAAATAGTTCATGAAGGATTTAGGAATGCATCCTCAACAAAAATTTAAAgatgtaaaaaaatatatatattcatatcttATTTCATCTTTGAAGGTGTTGTGCTATTTCTACCGAAAGCTGATTCATGACAAGATAAatgaatatgaatttaaagaaccGTCAGGAATTAACAATTTAAAATGAATGATATAAGATCAAGATTATACCTGAATCATATACCTTCATCATAGTCCATTATAAAGCCCAAGTACCTTTGGCAGCAGGGTATCTATAGCCTAGGTAGTCACCTGGCCTCCTAAATGAGCAACTTAGACCTTTATATTGTCAACCTTTTCTCAAAATTCTAAATTTTCCAATAAATTGAGATTTTAATGTATTTAGAGGATAAAAATTACTGAACAAAACCACAACCTTCTCTAACTTATGTTTCTTCAACTATGATAAGATGTTGCTTGCTTTCAGTAAAACAGATCTCCCTCGTTCAAGTCTATGTACTTGATCACTTGTCACTATGGGTTCTTGTTAATTGCTCGACCACCTATAGGTGTGGGCAATGCCAAAGGCATCTTGGCAGCATAGGCCATGCTGTAGATTGCATAAAAGTGCATTCTGCTGGTGCCAAGAACATGGCGGTGTAACAGGAAGTAAAATTTCAACCTACATACTATTATTGCAATGGACAAGCAAATTTATATGATATACATGTCTATAGGCAATCATAGACAAGAATCACTAGATATATCGGCATaccaatatatgtatgtatatatatatatacaaacacgtAAACAAAAGGGCTTTTCAAATGGCTAAACCTATCTTTCTATGCATACAGATCTCTTTTAAAAAGATATCCACGCCATTCCATGCACAAATGCACAGGACCAATAACAACATAAAAGTCAGAATAATCCATGTTGAGGTACCTTGTGAAGGTTGCAGATTCTATGTCAAACGAACAATAGCATCAAGGTTCCTAGATAACTGCCACCCTTCAGGATAAGCAAAATTTCTAGCTTCTTCATGGAGATGCCAGTTCATGATCCTTGAACAACCATTTGGTAAGCCTTCCATTTGACTTTCATCCTCTACTATCTGCTCTACAAATGCACTCTCCTGCAAAAAATGACAATTTACTGttcaaaatttcaaaattataatcAAAAGTAAGATTTGTcattaaataaaaacatacaaaaGAATTTTTTTCATGCAAGTATGCCATcagtattttttatttctaaaggATGGAAAAAAGATCAAGATCTAAAACAACACAAACTAGGGGACCATATAGCTCACTAGATCCACCTGATGGTACTTGAGAAATGATAGAGAAATGGAACTGTGTTGTTAAGATGTACATCTAAACTCAAATTCTACAAAGTTCTGTTCAATTGTTAATCCTTGGAAAATGTTTAAGCTCAATTGTAAACCCTTCATAAAGAAACAGGGACTTTGTGTTGCTAGGTCAAATATTGCAAGAAATGAATTTTGATGTTAAATATGCAAATAGTTAATACAGAgaggcaaatatatatatatatatacatatatatatatatatatatatatttatttatttatttatagggaAAAGATCACCTTATCCGCCTTTGTGTAGGCCCATTTTCTCCAAGCCCAATCATGTTACAATTTGTATCACTGGCCCCACTTAAAAGATACTTCACCAACAAACTAGTCTTTCCTTACCCATATGCCAAGTGACGACTATATGTTATATTGTGATAATGAAAGGAGTCGATGTCACTAATGTGGTGCAATGATGGGCATCCAAATAGCATGACAATGATGTTGGTGCACAAGTGGCACTTATGTAGCATCCATTGGGCTTAAAAGCTATTTTCTTATGTTGACATGGTTGAAGAAGATACAACAAGAAGATGTCAACCTTGTTTATTTGCTTGTGAGGTGATAAAATATTTAAGGTCAAACCATCTAAAGAACTTCCTCCTCTATACTATTATCAAACAAATAACAAAAATAGACAAGACATTCTGGTGCACCCAGACTCATGCAGTGAAGGGATGAGATGGTGCAAATGAGTCTAGGTCCATACAGATAATTCAGTGGACTACTGGAAAATTGTTTATCTATAGTTTCATTTATAAAATTGAACTATCATTCATTCTTCTGTCATTTCTGCTATCGTTTGTAGTTTGGATCACCAAGATTATACTAGAAGTCAAAACTGTGTACCTGAAAATCCTCCTCCACGGTGTCTAGTTGCCGAATGGCATCTGAGTTTGAACGATGCCATCTCTCGTGATCCCAAAGCATTGTGCTGTTGAATGCAAATCCAGACATATCAACATGAAATCTGCTATGTCTCCTGCTCTTCTCATGAATTCGCCAGCCAATTACTTGACTTCCATTACATACTGGCCCTTCTATTACTGCATTATTTTTGCTTTGAGCAAGCATAGCAACAGGCCAAACACCAAATCTCCTAAAAAATACAAATAGATCAGTTGTGTAATAATAACTTGTTAACTTACTTGTTGAGGAATGATAAATTTCTAAATGTATCATTTAAACAAATTTAGTCAGCTTTATGAAATAAAATAGGCAAATATACAATCCATTTCCAAATATAAAAGTCCTaccaaaattgattttttttatcggTGTTCAGGTGGAGAACTTGCATAATTGCATATGAGTTTGCTCTTGAgcctaagaaaaaaaatatataattgattTGAACCACTAATGTTTCTGGTAAGCACTAGTTCATCCCCCTTTTAGTGGATGGACAATCTAATGTATTCATGATTACTCAACTTAATTCGCTAATCATTGTGTAATGTCATTAATTCACAAAATATATAAAGAATACCCTCCATTCAAGAGGGAATTCTTTCTTGATAAACATTCATTAAACATATGCTACTAATAGTTTTCGTTTTTACTGTTTCAGCCCAACAGCTACACTTGACAAGGACATAAAGTTATGGCAATGGTAAAGCAATAACCTTAAGGAATTAATGTCAGGCAGTTCGATTCTGTATTAGCACTATAGACAAGGCAGCAAGGCTCCAAGAATACTATCATTCAGTACCTGATGTCCCTCAGGTGCTGGAACAGCTCGAGCGAGTAGATGTTGCTGTCGTCCGCAAAGTAGACGATACCATCCAGACGATGCCGCTCGATGTGCTCCAGCGCAGCGTTCCGCTGGTGGACGCCCCTGTCCCTGCTGTCGGTCGAGTTTTTCTTGCAGGCAGCGAGATGCCTGTACATGACACCACTGCGCATGAGGATCTCCGCCGTCTCCACGGAGGTTGCGTTCATGTCCACGACGATCCAGAGTAGGGGCGGCGACACCAGCCGCAGCGTCTGGCCCAGCCGGATCAGGTAGTATCTCTGAAAAGCTCTGTTGTACGTGGGCGTCACCACGATCAGCAGCTTCCTCTCCCGCGAGCGATCCTCCGGGATGTCGTTCGGCGGCGGCACGTCGCCGTCGTTATCGGAACGTAAGACCTCGATCTCCCTGCCGCCGGAGCGGATGTTGACGGCTCCGAGATCCCGGCGTGGAATGTTATCGTTACCGGCGGTTGCCACGGCGGCGGTGGTGGTTAAGATTGAGGAAGAGGAAGCGAAGGAGAGGTGGTGCGGCCGGAAGCCAAAGTCGTCGAGCTGCGCCAAGGGATAAAGGCCGATAAAGAAGCCGAaggcgaagaagaggagcaaccgAAGGAgttgtctcctcctcctcttcctcctccatgaACTATGGTGATGTTGCAGCTGGCCGCGCGTGAAGAAAGGGACAGAAGAAGACGACGACAGAGCAGAAGAGGAAAGGGATTGGTGCTGGGTAGTGTTATGGCAACAAAGGGAATGATTGCGGAAGGACCGATCGATGATGTTGGCCGCCAATAGCGTTCGACGGATCGACGCCATGTCTCGGAAGCATCAAGAAAGCAAGCAATCGATCGATTAACCAACGGCGATGAGATGCCAAGGGGATGGCCAAGGAAGAACGGGCGGAGGAGGAGGGTTTGGGCGGCCGCGAGAGTGGCTGGGTTTCTCCTCGAACTGCGTTCTTATCGTCCTCGTCGATCGttaaatttgatttgatttgatttgagtcTCACTCACGGAATTTAACCCACGTCTTGTACCAACCGTCGGACCCAAACGCTTCTCTCTCACAACACTGGCCCCGCACAAGCTCATGTCAATCTCACCCGCGTACCACAAGTTAGTATGAGAAAAAATAAACTCCGATTCCGCCGACTCACAAATCTACCTCACTTGTGATTGGATAGCAGTGATCTCAAGTTATGCCATCTCATCGTCGAGGCGTCGGCAGTAGGTTCCAAGGAGAGGGAAGTCGTTGGCGAAGTCGCGTTCCCTCGCCCAGCTAACTTCCCGGCCGCCTTCTCTTTGGTTGGACTCGGACGACTTCAAAGCGTCGGTTTCGTATCGAAGCCTTCCGCTTGGGTACAACCACCAAACGAGCCACATATGTCATGTCTGGTCTTTGTTTTCCATGATCAACGGAGTTGGTAGCAGAGTTGTTCTTGTTTTCCTTTTAGCTATCAACATTTTTTGAATATATGTATTATAAtttagttgatttttttttctaagatGTTAACTATCTTTCTCATAAATACTTTGTGAGTTTGCTGAATCTAATATGGGGATGACACGATGTGAAGAACTATCGACACCTCGTAATTGATCGATACCTTATCATCATATGAATGACGTTTCATTGTCATTCAAAGACACGACGACTATAACTATACAAAGTCGATTACATGCGAAGTTGATCTAATCAAACGTAATCTTTTAGTCATGACCTTAAATGATACGTTGAAGACTCGTAGAACTTAGTTTTGGCGGAATGTGCAAGAAATTCAACGCCAGCCAATCTGATGAGAGAATTTTCTTAGAACTTGTGATTAGTTATGAGTAAATGTTCACATCATTAATGTACAATCTGGATCAATCATTGCGAATACAATAAAATAGACTCATCTTGATCGGCTGTTTCCACCCAAACCATGGTGTTCTGGTCCAATTAAATATGACCAGATAGCTATTTAGGCTTCACTTGATGAGTTAAGAAATCTTTAGGTAGGATTAGGTTTGTGTCGATCTTGATGAGTTAAGGAGCTAATGAGCTAATGTAGGAAGGCATTTAGGGAACACCATTGTCAAACTATTTGGGCAGGTTGGACTACAAAGCATGTGTTGGAGCAGAATTGGGGTCTTATTGTTGACTGGAATTCGAGTCTAAGAGAGAATTAGGATCAAATTTTAGGCATTTGTCGGACTCGAGTGTGAATTGGACTCGTATTTTCTTTGCTTGTAATATATAGATGTTGAAATGTGGAAGTGATATGTTAGGCCAACGTAGACTTACCACATAACAGGCTTGATAGGGAAATATGTTGATGATTGACTTAGAATACTTAATCAGTTGGATTTGGTTTCGGTCTGATTGTGTTAGGAACCTACAAATTCATTTAAAGTGTTTTGTGGTGTTCGATGTGATACCAACCTATATTAAAACTAACGTTGAGCAAAGTTGATCTTTCTAGGTGGGCTCCTAATGATAAGAAGGATATAGAGATGTCGATTGTGTCTACAAGTATTAGGATATGTATCTAATGGGGTGGGAATAAGGGAAATAAATGGATATACGTTAGAAGATGAAGCTTGTATGAATATGGGATAGGGACGGATAGAGCGCTCTTCACCTCGTCGTCCCTGTACTAAGACATTAGACCTGAACGCCTAGCCAACCTAATCAAAATTAGATTGGCTTGAGCCTAAGTTGAGTTGATTGTAAGATAATTATAAGTTATTTAATTCGATTGAACTAAATTAAATAATATCAATATTCAGTAATACCCTCCTCCCTCACAAACTACATATCGGGGGAATTGATTCAATATTTAACCattgttattatttataaattttgatagtattttttttttctaaaattgaaTAGATTGATTAGGAGAGTACGGAGAACTCACAAGTTTTCCTCTTTTGGTTTGTATATATATGAGGAATAAGGTAAGAATAAGAGATGACATGGAGACGGAAATGGAGGAAGCACTCTATATCTTGTTGGCATCCGTGGGAGGATCAGACTTTAATAGTTACTAGGAAAAATATTTCGTATAGTAGATATATTATCTAAATAGTTTTTTATTTGACAAACGCTAATGTGATTGGATCGACGATTGAAGACCTTTTTCTTAGTGAATATTATCAATACTATATTGAGTGGAATCACAGCCAAAAAGAATTATCGACTAACTCATTGGATTCCTTAAGATTCATCCCtttcatatcattttttttatagtttaGCTTCATTAAGGAGCAAAAAAGTCCCTTTTTGGCATAAGAACAAAATGAAATATGAGTGATCGTGATTATCATTAAAGTGACAACGATCCGATGAAACA
The DNA window shown above is from Musa acuminata AAA Group cultivar baxijiao chromosome BXJ2-4, Cavendish_Baxijiao_AAA, whole genome shotgun sequence and carries:
- the LOC135610862 gene encoding probable beta-1,4-xylosyltransferase IRX9H; translated protein: MASIRRTLLAANIIDRSFRNHSLCCHNTTQHQSLSSSALSSSSSVPFFTRGQLQHHHSSWRRKRRRRQLLRLLLFFAFGFFIGLYPLAQLDDFGFRPHHLSFASSSSILTTTAAVATAGNDNIPRRDLGAVNIRSGGREIEVLRSDNDGDVPPPNDIPEDRSRERKLLIVVTPTYNRAFQRYYLIRLGQTLRLVSPPLLWIVVDMNATSVETAEILMRSGVMYRHLAACKKNSTDSRDRGVHQRNAALEHIERHRLDGIVYFADDSNIYSLELFQHLRDIRRFGVWPVAMLAQSKNNAVIEGPVCNGSQVIGWRIHEKSRRHSRFHVDMSGFAFNSTMLWDHERWHRSNSDAIRQLDTVEEDFQESAFVEQIVEDESQMEGLPNGCSRIMNWHLHEEARNFAYPEGWQLSRNLDAIVRLT